A window from Streptomyces sp. NBC_00299 encodes these proteins:
- a CDS encoding carbohydrate ABC transporter permease, which yields MSTHTLRAKRRRSALRTVAFLSPWLIGFGVFFAYPLVSTVYFSFMKYDGFGTPVFRGLGNWAYVFNDYPMFWPALRNTLWLVLVMVTCRVVFGLGIGLLITKIKTGAGVFRTLFYLPYLAPPVAATLAFVFLLNPGTGPVNSVLDGLGLPTPGWFTDPAWSKPALTALALWGVGDLMVIFMAALLDVPKEQYEAAELDGTSAWQRFRYVTLPNISPIVMFAVVTGVIQTMQYYTQPLVAGKVASGIIGGSGQQFEPGYPDKSTLTLPQLVYNLGFQRFDYGSACVVALVLFALAMAFTALLMRRRGGLIQAGD from the coding sequence ATGTCCACGCACACTCTCCGCGCGAAGCGCCGCAGGTCGGCGCTTCGAACGGTGGCCTTCCTGTCACCGTGGCTCATAGGTTTCGGCGTCTTCTTCGCCTACCCGCTGGTGTCCACCGTGTACTTCTCCTTCATGAAGTACGACGGCTTCGGCACACCGGTCTTCCGCGGCCTGGGCAACTGGGCCTACGTCTTCAACGACTACCCGATGTTCTGGCCGGCGCTGCGCAACACGCTCTGGCTGGTGCTGGTAATGGTGACCTGCCGGGTGGTGTTCGGCCTCGGCATCGGTCTGCTCATCACGAAGATCAAGACCGGCGCGGGCGTCTTCCGCACCCTCTTCTACCTGCCGTACCTCGCCCCGCCGGTCGCCGCGACCCTGGCCTTCGTCTTCCTCCTCAACCCCGGCACCGGCCCGGTCAACTCGGTCCTCGACGGCCTGGGCCTGCCGACCCCCGGCTGGTTCACCGACCCCGCCTGGTCCAAGCCGGCCCTCACCGCGCTCGCGCTGTGGGGCGTGGGCGACCTCATGGTCATCTTCATGGCCGCGCTGCTCGACGTACCGAAGGAGCAGTACGAGGCGGCGGAGCTGGACGGCACATCCGCCTGGCAGCGGTTCCGCTACGTCACCCTGCCGAACATCTCGCCGATCGTGATGTTCGCCGTGGTCACGGGCGTCATCCAGACAATGCAGTACTACACGCAGCCGCTGGTCGCCGGGAAGGTCGCCTCCGGCATCATCGGCGGCTCCGGCCAGCAGTTCGAACCGGGCTACCCCGACAAGTCGACCCTGACGCTCCCCCAGCTCGTCTACAACCTCGGCTTCCAGCGCTTCGACTACGGCTCTGCCTGCGTGGTCGCCCTCGTGCTGTTCGCCCTCGCCATGGCCTTCACCGCGCTGCTGATGCGGCGCCGGGGCGGACTGATCCAGGCAGGTGACTGA
- a CDS encoding carbohydrate ABC transporter permease, which translates to MTQVLDKPVQLEAPTTAERTARRRALLEWIAIHSLGIAAALFFTLPFVFVALTSLMSDQQTLTRDLIPDTWEWSNYTKVFDTPGFLTWWKNTLLYAGLGTLLTVVSSIPVAYALAKFRFRGRNLSLMLVISMMMLPPQVIIIPMYLFWAKQLDLSGTLWPLIIPMAFGDAFSIFLLRQFLMTIPNEYLDAARVDGCGELRTLLRVVLPMAKPGIAAVALFQFFYAWNDYFGPQIYASENPGAWTLSYGLESFKGAHHTDWNLTMAATVLVMAPVILVFFFAQKAFVEGVTLTGVKG; encoded by the coding sequence ATGACCCAAGTACTGGACAAACCGGTGCAGTTGGAGGCCCCGACCACCGCCGAGCGCACGGCTCGCCGCCGGGCACTCCTGGAATGGATAGCGATCCACTCCCTCGGCATCGCCGCCGCGCTCTTCTTCACCCTGCCCTTCGTGTTCGTCGCCCTGACCTCGCTGATGAGCGACCAGCAGACGCTCACCCGCGACCTGATCCCGGACACCTGGGAGTGGAGCAACTACACCAAGGTCTTCGACACCCCCGGCTTCCTGACCTGGTGGAAGAACACTCTGCTCTACGCGGGCCTGGGCACGCTCCTCACCGTCGTCTCGTCGATCCCGGTGGCGTACGCGCTCGCCAAGTTCCGCTTCCGGGGCCGGAATCTGTCCCTGATGCTGGTCATCTCGATGATGATGCTGCCGCCCCAGGTGATCATCATCCCGATGTACCTGTTCTGGGCGAAGCAGCTGGACCTCTCGGGGACCCTCTGGCCGCTGATCATCCCGATGGCGTTCGGCGACGCGTTCTCGATCTTCCTCCTGCGTCAGTTCCTGATGACGATCCCGAACGAGTACCTGGACGCGGCCAGGGTGGACGGCTGCGGCGAACTGCGCACGCTCCTTCGGGTCGTCCTCCCCATGGCGAAGCCGGGCATAGCCGCCGTGGCCCTCTTCCAGTTCTTCTACGCGTGGAACGACTACTTCGGGCCCCAGATCTACGCGTCCGAGAACCCTGGCGCCTGGACGCTCTCCTACGGCCTGGAGTCGTTCAAGGGCGCCCACCACACCGACTGGAACCTGACCATGGCCGCGACCGTGCTGGTCATGGCCCCCGTGATCCTCGTGTTCTTCTTCGCGCAGAAGGCGTTCGTCGAGGGCGTCACGCTCACCGGCGTAAAGGGTTGA
- a CDS encoding N-acetylglucosamine kinase has protein sequence MGMTARVLAVDAGNSKTDVAVVAADGTVLATARGGGFRPPTVGVEPAMDTLATAVEQALTAAGVTSADHVSACLANADLPVEEEQLTAALHARAWGTTVEVRNDTFAILRAGVPEPRGVAVVCGAGINCVGMRPDGRTARFPALGRISGDWGGGWGLAEEALWHAARAEDGRGAPTTLTHTLPAHFGLPTMYALIEALHLEHIAPARRHELAPVLFSTAAAGDPIAHEIVDRLADEVVTMATVALTRLDLLEESTPVLLGGGVLAARHPQLIDTIHDLLATRAPKAVPTVVTASPVLGAALLGLDAVGALPEVHVRLRHHFEP, from the coding sequence GTGGGCATGACCGCACGTGTCCTCGCCGTAGACGCGGGCAACAGCAAGACCGACGTGGCAGTGGTGGCCGCCGACGGAACCGTGCTGGCCACGGCCCGCGGCGGCGGCTTCCGCCCACCCACGGTCGGCGTGGAGCCGGCGATGGACACCCTGGCCACAGCCGTCGAACAGGCCCTCACCGCAGCGGGCGTGACGTCCGCCGACCACGTCTCGGCCTGCCTGGCCAACGCCGACCTCCCGGTCGAGGAGGAACAACTGACCGCAGCCCTGCACGCGCGCGCGTGGGGCACGACCGTCGAGGTCCGCAACGACACCTTCGCGATCCTGCGCGCGGGCGTGCCGGAACCCCGCGGCGTTGCCGTCGTCTGCGGCGCCGGCATCAACTGCGTGGGCATGCGCCCCGACGGCCGTACCGCCCGCTTCCCGGCACTGGGCCGCATCTCCGGCGACTGGGGAGGCGGCTGGGGCCTGGCGGAGGAAGCCCTGTGGCACGCGGCACGCGCGGAGGACGGCCGAGGAGCGCCTACGACGCTGACGCACACGCTTCCCGCCCACTTCGGCCTGCCCACCATGTACGCCCTGATCGAGGCACTGCACCTCGAACACATCGCCCCCGCCCGCCGCCACGAGCTGGCCCCGGTCCTCTTCAGCACCGCGGCGGCCGGGGACCCGATCGCCCACGAGATCGTGGACCGCCTCGCCGACGAAGTGGTCACCATGGCGACGGTCGCCCTGACCCGGCTGGACCTGCTGGAGGAGTCGACTCCGGTGCTCCTGGGAGGAGGCGTGCTGGCTGCCCGCCACCCCCAACTGATCGATACCATCCACGACTTGCTCGCCACCCGTGCCCCCAAGGCCGTCCCGACCGTGGTCACGGCGAGCCCGGTGCTGGGCGCGGCCCTGCTGGGCCTGGACGCGGTGGGGGCACTCCCGGAGGTACATGTCCGACTCCGCCACCACTTCGAGCCGTAG
- a CDS encoding 6-phospho-beta-glucosidase, with the protein MKLTVVGGGSTYTPELIDGFARLRDTLPIEELVLMDPAKDRLELVGGLARRIFTRQAHNGKITTTTDLDAAVDGADAVLLQLRVGGQAAREQDETWPLECGCVGQETTGAGGLAKALRTVPVVLDIADRVRRTNPTAWIIDFTNPVGIVTRALLQEGHRAVGLCNVAIGFQRKFAAMLDVPASEIHLDHVGLNHLTWETGVRLGGPEGENVLPGLLTDHGDTIAAELHLPRPLLNRLTAVPSYYLRYYYAHDEVVRELRTKPSRAAEVAEMERQLLGLYADPSLDEKPELLAKRGGAYYSEAAVDLAAALLGGSGSPYQVVNTLNNGTLPFLPDDAVIEVQAAVGTKGAAPLAVPTVDPLYAGLMAQVTAYEHLALEAALHGSRDRVFKALLSHPLIGQYEYAEALTDQLIAHNREHLAWA; encoded by the coding sequence GTGAAACTCACCGTGGTCGGCGGAGGCTCGACCTACACGCCCGAACTCATCGACGGCTTCGCCCGCCTCCGGGACACCCTCCCGATCGAGGAACTGGTCCTGATGGACCCGGCGAAGGACCGCCTGGAACTCGTAGGCGGCCTGGCCCGCCGCATCTTCACGCGCCAGGCCCACAACGGAAAGATCACCACCACGACAGACCTCGACGCGGCGGTGGACGGCGCCGACGCAGTCCTCCTCCAACTCCGTGTCGGCGGCCAGGCGGCCCGCGAGCAGGACGAGACCTGGCCCCTGGAGTGCGGCTGCGTCGGCCAGGAGACAACGGGCGCCGGCGGCCTGGCGAAGGCCCTGCGCACGGTCCCCGTCGTCCTCGACATCGCGGACCGCGTCCGCCGCACCAACCCCACCGCCTGGATCATCGACTTCACCAACCCGGTCGGCATCGTGACCCGGGCCCTGCTCCAGGAGGGCCACCGGGCGGTCGGCCTGTGCAACGTGGCGATCGGCTTCCAGCGCAAGTTCGCGGCCATGCTCGACGTCCCCGCCTCCGAGATCCACCTGGACCACGTGGGCCTCAACCACCTCACCTGGGAGACGGGCGTACGCCTGGGCGGCCCCGAGGGCGAGAACGTCCTGCCGGGACTCCTGACCGACCACGGCGACACGATCGCCGCCGAACTGCACCTCCCCCGCCCCCTCCTGAACCGCCTGACCGCGGTCCCGTCGTACTACCTGCGCTACTACTACGCACACGACGAGGTCGTACGGGAGCTGCGCACCAAGCCGTCCAGGGCCGCGGAAGTCGCGGAAATGGAACGCCAGTTGCTGGGCCTGTACGCCGACCCGTCCCTGGACGAGAAGCCGGAACTGCTCGCCAAGCGGGGCGGCGCCTACTACTCCGAGGCAGCCGTCGACCTTGCGGCAGCCCTCCTCGGCGGATCAGGCAGCCCCTACCAGGTGGTCAACACCCTGAACAACGGCACGCTCCCCTTCCTCCCCGACGACGCGGTGATCGAAGTACAGGCAGCGGTGGGCACGAAGGGCGCGGCCCCCCTCGCCGTACCGACCGTGGACCCGCTGTACGCCGGTCTGATGGCCCAGGTGACGGCCTACGAGCATCTGGCCCTCGAAGCAGCGCTGCACGGCAGCCGCGACCGAGTCTTCAAAGCCCTGCTCTCCCACCCCCTGATCGGCCAGTACGAGTACGCCGAAGCCCTCACCGACCAACTGATCGCACACAACCGGGAGCATCTCGCGTGGGCATGA
- a CDS encoding ROK family transcriptional regulator, which produces MAGTAGTPGTPRVLRAMNDRAALDLLLEHGPLSRTRIGKLTGLSKPTASQLLARLEAAGLVLATGTTEGRPGPGAQLYEVNPAAAYAAGLDVTPERILAAVADVTGRTVGSYELPTPGRRPAQPVVRQVTDALDGAVKAAGLARDDVHRLVIGTPGAFDPNTGRLRYASHLPGWHTPALLDELAAALPMPVEYENDVNLAAVAEQRLGAARGHEDFVLLWNEGGLGAALILGGRLHRGWTGGAGEVGFLPVPGTPLVRQVAKANSGGYQELAGSQAIPRLARELGISSIPSTPYAEAAATLVERAATEDTVLHRLLLQTYATRLATGLASLVSVLDPELIVLSGASLTSGGEVLRALVQSELEELAAARPKLVVGDVREHPVLRGALESALATTRDEVFDTAR; this is translated from the coding sequence ATGGCAGGAACCGCCGGTACGCCGGGCACTCCGCGCGTCCTGCGCGCCATGAACGACCGTGCCGCCCTGGACCTCCTCCTGGAGCACGGGCCGCTGTCCCGCACGCGGATCGGCAAGCTCACCGGCCTGTCCAAGCCGACCGCCTCCCAGCTGCTGGCCCGCCTGGAGGCCGCCGGCCTCGTCCTGGCGACCGGCACCACAGAGGGCCGCCCCGGCCCGGGCGCCCAGCTGTACGAGGTCAACCCGGCCGCCGCGTACGCCGCGGGGCTCGATGTCACCCCCGAACGCATCCTCGCCGCCGTCGCCGACGTCACGGGCCGCACGGTCGGGTCGTACGAACTGCCCACCCCCGGCAGGCGCCCGGCCCAGCCCGTCGTCCGGCAGGTCACCGACGCCCTGGACGGCGCGGTGAAGGCGGCGGGCCTCGCCCGCGACGACGTCCACCGGCTCGTCATCGGCACCCCCGGCGCCTTCGACCCCAACACGGGCCGGCTGCGCTACGCCTCCCACCTCCCCGGCTGGCACACCCCCGCGCTCCTGGACGAACTCGCCGCGGCCCTGCCGATGCCGGTCGAGTACGAGAACGACGTCAACCTCGCGGCGGTGGCCGAGCAGCGGCTCGGCGCGGCCCGCGGCCACGAGGACTTCGTGCTGCTGTGGAACGAGGGGGGCCTGGGCGCCGCTCTGATCCTCGGCGGCCGGCTGCACCGCGGCTGGACCGGCGGCGCGGGCGAGGTGGGTTTCCTGCCGGTTCCCGGCACACCCCTGGTCCGGCAGGTCGCCAAAGCCAACAGTGGCGGCTACCAGGAGCTGGCCGGTTCGCAGGCGATCCCCCGGCTGGCCCGCGAACTCGGCATCAGCAGCATCCCGTCGACGCCGTACGCAGAGGCCGCCGCCACCCTCGTCGAACGAGCCGCCACCGAGGACACCGTCCTGCACCGGCTGCTCCTCCAGACCTACGCGACCCGGCTGGCCACCGGGCTCGCCTCCCTGGTCTCCGTCCTCGACCCCGAACTCATCGTCCTCAGCGGCGCCTCCCTCACCTCCGGCGGGGAGGTGCTGCGCGCCCTGGTCCAGTCCGAGCTGGAGGAACTGGCCGCGGCCCGTCCCAAGCTGGTCGTCGGCGACGTACGTGAACACCCGGTGCTGCGAGGCGCGTTGGAGAGCGCGCTCGCGACCACCCGCGACGAGGTCTTCGACACCGCCCGCTGA
- a CDS encoding mechanosensitive ion channel family protein, with product MSLSAVLLAAGPTPSPTPSGTTTPAVPTIKDAHESATQAATWVEQNWSTWLAIGLRVLLILAIAAVLRVVIRRAITKFIDRMNRTAQAVDGTAFGGLLVNVERRRQRSQAIGSVLRSVASFVIMGTAALMVLSAFEINLAPLLASAGVAGVAIGFGARNLVTDFLSGVFMILEDQYGVGDTIDAGVASGEVIEVGLRVTKLRGDNGEIWYVRNGEVKRIGNLSQGWSTAGVDVTVRSSEDLDKVRSTIGDVAERMSKEEPWNELLWGPIEVLGLDSVLLDSMVVRVSAKTMPGKSLTVERELRWRIKLAFDAADIPIVGRAPLALDAEPTADPTAGMAAPSAYASTTSPQSVAATPLAPPSVTK from the coding sequence GTGTCCCTGTCCGCCGTCCTACTGGCCGCCGGCCCTACGCCGTCGCCGACCCCCTCGGGGACGACCACCCCGGCGGTTCCCACGATCAAGGACGCTCACGAGAGTGCGACCCAGGCCGCGACCTGGGTCGAGCAGAACTGGTCGACGTGGCTCGCGATAGGCCTGAGGGTCCTGCTGATCCTGGCCATCGCGGCGGTGCTGAGAGTGGTGATCCGGCGGGCGATCACCAAGTTCATCGACCGGATGAACCGCACCGCCCAGGCGGTGGACGGCACGGCCTTCGGCGGTCTGCTCGTCAATGTCGAGCGCCGCCGTCAGCGCTCGCAGGCGATCGGCTCGGTGCTGCGTTCGGTGGCCAGCTTCGTGATCATGGGCACGGCCGCCCTGATGGTCCTGTCCGCCTTCGAGATCAACCTCGCCCCGCTGCTGGCCTCCGCCGGTGTCGCGGGCGTCGCGATCGGTTTCGGTGCGCGCAACCTGGTCACGGACTTCCTCTCCGGCGTCTTCATGATCCTGGAGGACCAGTACGGCGTCGGCGACACGATCGACGCGGGCGTCGCCTCCGGCGAGGTCATCGAGGTCGGCCTGCGCGTGACCAAGCTGCGCGGCGACAACGGCGAGATCTGGTACGTCCGCAACGGCGAGGTCAAGCGCATCGGCAACCTGTCCCAGGGCTGGTCGACGGCCGGCGTCGACGTCACCGTCCGCTCCTCCGAGGACCTGGACAAGGTCAGGAGCACCATCGGCGACGTCGCCGAGCGCATGAGCAAGGAAGAGCCCTGGAACGAGCTCCTCTGGGGCCCGATCGAGGTCCTCGGCCTGGACAGCGTGCTGCTGGACTCGATGGTCGTACGCGTCTCGGCGAAGACGATGCCGGGCAAGTCCCTGACCGTCGAACGCGAACTGCGCTGGCGCATCAAGCTCGCCTTCGACGCCGCCGACATCCCGATCGTCGGCCGCGCCCCCCTCGCGCTGGACGCGGAGCCCACGGCGGACCCGACGGCGGGCATGGCGGCCCCCTCGGCCTACGCCAGCACCACCTCGCCACAGTCCGTGGCAGCGACCCCGCTCGCGCCGCCCAGCGTGACGAAGTAG
- a CDS encoding MFS transporter: MAGGRSLGRRFGWLWAAYAVSAFGTRLAFDAFALIAVVVLHAGATEVALLAASGLAVGAVVAVPLGAWVEFRRKRPVMIAADLIRCAALLSIPAAFALDGLGLGQLLGVSVVVAAADITFGAASGAYLKSLVPPEDLLVANGRFEATTWTTTALGPPLGGVAVGVFGPMTTVLVDAVSYLLSALGIRAIGGKERQQSDRQPAGRPQPPPGTPSGLRMSDLQAGWRHILGHPTLRPLFLNTVLVNALIMAPAPLLAVLMLGQLGFPPWQYGLAFAVPCLGGLLGSRLSRRLVARHGRRRVLLTAGTLRAIWPVGLAFIRPGTPGLLLVMAVEFGLITCIGVFNPVLATTRLDRTPQDRTTRTLTAWSITGKTATAAATALWGLLAALTGTRAAIALAGVLLLATPLQLPRHEPAADRSALK, encoded by the coding sequence ATGGCGGGCGGGCGGTCGTTGGGGCGGCGCTTCGGGTGGCTGTGGGCGGCGTACGCGGTCAGCGCGTTCGGGACACGGTTGGCCTTCGACGCCTTCGCGTTGATCGCGGTCGTCGTACTGCACGCCGGGGCGACCGAGGTCGCGCTGCTGGCGGCGTCGGGCCTCGCGGTGGGGGCGGTGGTGGCGGTGCCGCTCGGGGCGTGGGTGGAGTTCCGGCGGAAGCGGCCGGTGATGATTGCGGCGGACCTGATCCGATGCGCTGCGCTGCTGAGCATCCCCGCCGCGTTCGCGCTCGACGGGCTGGGGCTCGGCCAGTTGCTGGGGGTGTCGGTGGTGGTCGCCGCGGCGGACATCACGTTCGGCGCGGCGAGCGGCGCGTATCTGAAGTCCCTGGTGCCGCCGGAGGACCTGCTCGTGGCGAACGGCCGCTTCGAGGCCACGACCTGGACGACCACCGCACTCGGCCCCCCGCTCGGCGGGGTCGCGGTCGGTGTGTTCGGCCCGATGACGACGGTACTGGTGGACGCGGTCAGCTATCTGCTCTCGGCACTGGGAATCCGGGCGATCGGCGGTAAGGAAAGGCAACAGAGCGACAGACAGCCGGCGGGACGGCCCCAGCCGCCCCCGGGCACCCCCTCAGGGCTGCGGATGAGCGACCTCCAGGCCGGCTGGCGGCACATCCTCGGGCACCCCACCCTGCGCCCGCTGTTCCTCAACACGGTCCTGGTCAACGCCCTGATCATGGCGCCGGCGCCGCTGCTCGCCGTCCTGATGCTCGGTCAACTCGGCTTTCCCCCTTGGCAGTACGGCCTCGCCTTCGCCGTGCCGTGTCTGGGCGGCCTGCTGGGCTCACGCCTGTCCCGGCGCCTGGTCGCCCGGCACGGCCGGCGGCGGGTGCTCCTGACCGCGGGCACCCTGCGCGCGATCTGGCCCGTGGGCCTGGCCTTCATCAGGCCGGGCACGCCGGGCCTCCTCCTCGTCATGGCCGTCGAGTTCGGCCTGATCACCTGCATCGGCGTCTTCAACCCGGTGCTCGCCACCACCCGCCTCGACCGGACCCCGCAGGACCGCACCACCCGCACCCTGACGGCATGGTCGATCACCGGCAAGACGGCGACCGCGGCCGCGACGGCACTGTGGGGCCTGCTGGCCGCGCTGACCGGCACGCGCGCGGCGATCGCCCTCGCCGGGGTCCTGCTGCTGGCGACGCCGCTCCAGCTCCCGCGGCACGAGCCGGCGGCCGACCGCAGCGCCCTCAAGTAA
- a CDS encoding ABC transporter substrate-binding protein → MPSPTRKAAAALAVTASLALLATACTGQSESAATDDPNAKTTITFWHGWSAPAEAKAIQENVDRFEKAHPNITVKIVGNINDDKLNQALRAGGSSGPDVVSSFTTSNIGKFCSSGAFLDLKPFIEKSKLDLDKLIPKPMLDYTQFEGTRCALPLLGDAYGLYYNKDAFEKAGIKSPPKTWSEFATVAKKLTKAKGDSYEQLGFMPTYHGYETVVDHYMSQWDHTYFDKDGKSNIAKDPAFAEMFTYQKKLIDDLGGFAKLEKYRNTFGDEWGAKHPFQTGQVAMQLDGEWRLGMTQQAGVDFEVGTAPMPVADDEADEYGKGFLSGTIIGIAPQSKKQNAAWELVKYLTTDTEAVVSFANAIHNVPSTFAALKSPDLKVDPGFKTFLDIAQNEHSNTPPASVNGSTYQTTLQDFGYQYESGKVKDLKAGLEKTAEQIDTDIEQAK, encoded by the coding sequence ATACCCTCACCCACCCGCAAGGCAGCCGCCGCCCTCGCCGTCACCGCCTCCCTGGCCCTCCTCGCCACGGCCTGTACCGGCCAGTCGGAGTCCGCCGCCACCGACGACCCCAACGCGAAGACGACGATCACCTTCTGGCACGGCTGGAGCGCGCCCGCCGAGGCCAAGGCGATCCAGGAGAACGTCGACCGCTTCGAGAAGGCCCACCCGAACATCACGGTGAAGATCGTCGGCAACATCAACGACGACAAGCTCAACCAGGCCCTGCGCGCGGGCGGTTCCAGCGGCCCCGACGTGGTGTCGTCGTTCACGACCTCCAACATCGGCAAGTTCTGCTCCTCGGGCGCCTTCCTCGACCTGAAGCCCTTCATCGAGAAGTCGAAGCTCGACCTCGACAAGCTCATCCCGAAGCCGATGCTCGACTACACCCAGTTCGAGGGCACCCGCTGCGCACTGCCCCTGCTGGGCGACGCCTACGGCCTCTACTACAACAAGGACGCCTTCGAGAAGGCGGGCATCAAGTCCCCGCCGAAGACCTGGTCGGAGTTCGCGACGGTCGCCAAGAAGCTGACCAAGGCCAAGGGCGACAGCTACGAGCAGCTCGGCTTCATGCCGACCTACCACGGCTACGAGACGGTCGTGGACCACTACATGTCCCAGTGGGACCACACCTACTTCGACAAGGACGGCAAGTCCAACATCGCCAAGGACCCGGCGTTCGCCGAGATGTTCACGTACCAGAAGAAGCTCATCGACGACCTCGGCGGCTTCGCGAAGCTGGAGAAGTACCGCAACACCTTCGGTGACGAGTGGGGCGCCAAGCACCCGTTCCAGACCGGCCAGGTGGCCATGCAGCTCGACGGCGAGTGGCGCCTGGGCATGACCCAGCAGGCCGGCGTCGACTTCGAGGTCGGCACCGCCCCGATGCCCGTCGCCGACGACGAGGCCGACGAGTACGGCAAGGGCTTCCTCTCCGGCACCATCATCGGCATCGCCCCGCAGAGCAAGAAGCAGAACGCGGCCTGGGAGCTGGTGAAGTACCTGACGACCGACACCGAGGCCGTCGTCTCCTTCGCCAACGCCATCCACAACGTGCCCTCCACGTTCGCGGCCCTGAAGTCGCCCGACCTGAAGGTCGACCCCGGCTTCAAGACGTTCCTGGACATCGCCCAGAACGAGCACTCGAACACCCCGCCGGCCTCCGTCAACGGCTCGACGTACCAGACGACCCTTCAGGACTTCGGCTACCAGTACGAGTCCGGCAAGGTGAAGGACCTGAAGGCCGGTCTGGAGAAGACCGCCGAGCAGATCGACACCGACATCGAGCAGGCGAAGTAG